A genomic region of Solanum dulcamara chromosome 2, daSolDulc1.2, whole genome shotgun sequence contains the following coding sequences:
- the LOC129880683 gene encoding exosome complex component RRP45A-like isoform X1 produces MEQRLGIIWRMTVNEKKFIESALESELRVDGRRPFDYRTLTIKFGREDGSSEVQLGQTHIMSFVTSQLVQPYRDRPNEGTLSVFTEFSPMADPSFEAGRPSESAVELGRIIDRGLRESRAVDTESLCVVAGKWVWSIRIDLHILDNGGNLVDAANIAALAALLTFRRPECTLGGDDGQEVTLHPPEVREPLPLIIHHLPIAVTFAFIGDEHMVIDPTHHEEAVMGGRMSVTLNANGDVCAIQKAGGHGVMQSVVMQCLRIASVKAGDITSKIKTVVESYKTERALRMVKRHAPSNAVDVNEPGEKGQKLKSEECSKSDDMDVQQGRINKRSAKNRSLTGGPSSWDPYSEGVNTDELKATLASRGSIAVPMNLDNLGDNIRDETKSDEPLSDVNPVSSSTDSAGKEMAISREKTLQDAVKPKNKRKKKKSSNIATV; encoded by the exons ATGGAGCAAAGATTGGGAATTATATGGCGAATGACAGTGAATGAGAAGAAGTTCATAGAATCTGCTTTAGAATCTGAACTCAGAGTCGATGGTCGCCGTCCATTTGATTATCGAACCCTCACCATCAAGTTCGGCAG AGAAGATGGTTCATCAGAAGTTCAACTAGGGCAAACTCATATTATGAGCTTTGTTACGTCGCAACTAGTGCAACCTTATCGAGATCGACCAAATGAAGGAACCCTTTCAGTATTTACTGAGTTTTCACCAATGGCAGATCCTTCGTTTGAGGCAGGTCGTCCTTCAGAGTCTGCTGTTGAGTTGGGTCGCATAATTGACAGAGGGTTAAG GGAAAGTAGGGCTGTCGACACTGAATCACTCTGTGTTGTGGCTGGGAAGTGGGTCTGGTCAATTCGTATTGATCTCCATATTTTGGACAATGGAGG TAATCTTGTTGATGCTGCCAATATTGCTGCTTTAGCTGCACTTTTGACATTTCGGAGGCCTGAATGTACACTAGGAGGAGATGACGGGCAGGAGGTGACACTGCATCCACCCGAG GTGAGGGAGCCACTTCCCTTGATTATACACCATCTACCTATAGCAGTAACTTTTGCATTTATTGGAGATGAGCATATG GTCATAGATCCAACACATCATGAAGAAGCTGTTATGGGAGGAAGAATGTCCGTTACCCTGAATGCAAATGGCGATGTATGTGCTATTCAAAAAGCTGGAGGACATGGTGTCATGCAAAGTGTTGTCATGCAGTGTCTACGCATAGCATCAGTAAAAGCCGGAGATATAACTAGCAAAATTAAAACCGTT GTTGAATCTTATAAAACAGAGAGAGCTCTCAGAATGGTCAAGCGACATGCTCCTAGTAATGCTGTTGATGTCAATGAACCAGGTGAAAAG GGGCAAAAATTGAAATCAGAAGAGTGCAGTAAGAGCGATGACATGGATGTCCAGCAGGGTAGAATCAACAAGAGGAGTGCTAAGAACCGGAGTTTAACAGGCGGGCCGTCCAGTTG GGATCCATATTCTGAGGGTGTCAACACCGACGAATTGAAAGCTACTCTTGCTTCTCGTG GTTCAATAGCAGTGCCTATGAATCTAGACAATTTAGGTGATAATATTAGAGATGAAACAAAATCAGATGAACCACTTTCAGATGTTAATCCAGTATCTTCATCGACTGACTCAGCTGGAAAAGAAATGGCAATAAGCAGAGAAAAAACTTTACAAGATGCTGTTAAGCCTAAGAACAAGCGGAAAAAGAAGAAATCGTCTAATATTGCCACAGTTTAG
- the LOC129880683 gene encoding exosome complex component RRP45A-like isoform X2: MVAVHLIIEPSPSSSAELFTCREDGSSEVQLGQTHIMSFVTSQLVQPYRDRPNEGTLSVFTEFSPMADPSFEAGRPSESAVELGRIIDRGLRESRAVDTESLCVVAGKWVWSIRIDLHILDNGGNLVDAANIAALAALLTFRRPECTLGGDDGQEVTLHPPEVREPLPLIIHHLPIAVTFAFIGDEHMVIDPTHHEEAVMGGRMSVTLNANGDVCAIQKAGGHGVMQSVVMQCLRIASVKAGDITSKIKTVVESYKTERALRMVKRHAPSNAVDVNEPGEKGQKLKSEECSKSDDMDVQQGRINKRSAKNRSLTGGPSSWDPYSEGVNTDELKATLASRGSIAVPMNLDNLGDNIRDETKSDEPLSDVNPVSSSTDSAGKEMAISREKTLQDAVKPKNKRKKKKSSNIATV; encoded by the exons ATGGTCGCCGTCCATTTGATTATCGAACCCTCACCATCAAGTTCGGCAG AGTTATTTACTTGCAGAGAAGATGGTTCATCAGAAGTTCAACTAGGGCAAACTCATATTATGAGCTTTGTTACGTCGCAACTAGTGCAACCTTATCGAGATCGACCAAATGAAGGAACCCTTTCAGTATTTACTGAGTTTTCACCAATGGCAGATCCTTCGTTTGAGGCAGGTCGTCCTTCAGAGTCTGCTGTTGAGTTGGGTCGCATAATTGACAGAGGGTTAAG GGAAAGTAGGGCTGTCGACACTGAATCACTCTGTGTTGTGGCTGGGAAGTGGGTCTGGTCAATTCGTATTGATCTCCATATTTTGGACAATGGAGG TAATCTTGTTGATGCTGCCAATATTGCTGCTTTAGCTGCACTTTTGACATTTCGGAGGCCTGAATGTACACTAGGAGGAGATGACGGGCAGGAGGTGACACTGCATCCACCCGAG GTGAGGGAGCCACTTCCCTTGATTATACACCATCTACCTATAGCAGTAACTTTTGCATTTATTGGAGATGAGCATATG GTCATAGATCCAACACATCATGAAGAAGCTGTTATGGGAGGAAGAATGTCCGTTACCCTGAATGCAAATGGCGATGTATGTGCTATTCAAAAAGCTGGAGGACATGGTGTCATGCAAAGTGTTGTCATGCAGTGTCTACGCATAGCATCAGTAAAAGCCGGAGATATAACTAGCAAAATTAAAACCGTT GTTGAATCTTATAAAACAGAGAGAGCTCTCAGAATGGTCAAGCGACATGCTCCTAGTAATGCTGTTGATGTCAATGAACCAGGTGAAAAG GGGCAAAAATTGAAATCAGAAGAGTGCAGTAAGAGCGATGACATGGATGTCCAGCAGGGTAGAATCAACAAGAGGAGTGCTAAGAACCGGAGTTTAACAGGCGGGCCGTCCAGTTG GGATCCATATTCTGAGGGTGTCAACACCGACGAATTGAAAGCTACTCTTGCTTCTCGTG GTTCAATAGCAGTGCCTATGAATCTAGACAATTTAGGTGATAATATTAGAGATGAAACAAAATCAGATGAACCACTTTCAGATGTTAATCCAGTATCTTCATCGACTGACTCAGCTGGAAAAGAAATGGCAATAAGCAGAGAAAAAACTTTACAAGATGCTGTTAAGCCTAAGAACAAGCGGAAAAAGAAGAAATCGTCTAATATTGCCACAGTTTAG